A single region of the Deltaproteobacteria bacterium genome encodes:
- a CDS encoding GIY-YIG nuclease family protein — translation MKQYYVYILASKRNGTLYIGVTSDIIKRVYEHKNCLVDGFTAKYNVNVLVYYEIHEDVTAAITREKQLKKWRRAWKVSLIEKENPAWGDLYYDLL, via the coding sequence AAGCAAAAGGAATGGAACTCTATATATTGGAGTTACATCCGATATCATCAAACGGGTGTATGAACATAAAAATTGTTTGGTGGATGGTTTCACGGCGAAATACAATGTTAATGTACTTGTTTATTATGAAATCCATGAAGACGTAACAGCTGCTATTACCAGGGAAAAACAGTTGAAAAAATGGAGGCGTGCGTGGAAAGTAAGTCTTATTGAAAAGGAAAATCCGGCATGGGGGGACCTGTATTATGATCTTCTATGA